A genomic segment from Rosettibacter firmus encodes:
- a CDS encoding GIY-YIG nuclease family protein: protein MSTFFTYIIFSKSKNKFYVGSTNDLSRRLAEHNSGQTKSTKSGIPWDLVFFKEFSSKAEARK, encoded by the coding sequence ATGAGTACTTTTTTTACTTACATTATTTTCAGTAAATCAAAAAACAAGTTTTATGTCGGCTCGACTAACGACCTTTCTCGTCGTCTTGCCGAACATAATTCCGGTCAAACCAAATCTACTAAATCTGGTATCCCCTGGGATTTAGTCTTTTTCAAAGAATTTTCTTCTAAAGCTGAAGCTCGCAAATAA
- a CDS encoding OmpA family protein, protein MKKFFLILLIINVIVSPIYAQLAKNSWLASAGLTYPRFVNVNVTISNTNYGGFLSLQRNFTEHVGLRLTGSYLHFEGEWGTPATTSETNSLSGNLDFIFYLVPCESVSPFLFAGAGVDYRMLTNKATPTIDDNAIAGQFNAGFGLEWELTSNLRLLTEAAYHLVSNSEFDGALGIGEVNAKDSYMAIKLGVSYYFAKGEPSKYCQLYSGLAAEKISQVDYERIEEIIKRYIPREVVKEVVVEKPVSVEKAKAEKWVLVGVNFEFNSAKITPESYPILYDAAKTLLQYPDLKVEIQGYTDNIGSEEYNKKLSQRRADAVKNYLVSKGINPARLKAVGYGESNPIGDNNTANGRAMNRRIEFKIQ, encoded by the coding sequence ATGAAGAAATTTTTTTTAATTTTATTGATAATTAATGTAATAGTATCTCCAATATACGCACAGCTCGCAAAAAATAGCTGGCTGGCAAGTGCAGGTTTAACTTATCCTCGTTTTGTGAATGTTAATGTTACAATATCAAATACAAACTATGGTGGATTTCTATCTCTCCAGAGAAACTTTACAGAACATGTTGGATTAAGACTGACAGGTTCCTATTTACATTTTGAAGGTGAATGGGGTACCCCTGCAACAACATCAGAAACAAATTCTTTAAGCGGAAATTTAGATTTTATATTTTATCTTGTGCCTTGTGAATCTGTATCTCCATTTTTATTTGCTGGTGCTGGAGTTGATTATAGAATGCTCACAAATAAAGCTACCCCAACAATTGATGATAATGCTATAGCTGGACAATTTAATGCTGGATTTGGTTTGGAATGGGAATTAACCTCTAATTTAAGGTTACTTACAGAAGCTGCATATCATCTTGTTTCTAATTCCGAATTTGACGGTGCACTGGGTATAGGCGAAGTTAATGCTAAAGATTCTTACATGGCAATAAAGCTGGGTGTATCATATTATTTCGCAAAAGGAGAACCTTCTAAGTATTGTCAATTATATTCTGGCTTAGCAGCAGAAAAGATTTCTCAAGTCGACTATGAAAGAATTGAAGAAATTATTAAAAGATATATCCCACGAGAAGTTGTTAAAGAAGTAGTAGTTGAAAAACCTGTTAGTGTCGAAAAAGCTAAAGCAGAGAAATGGGTACTGGTAGGTGTTAATTTTGAATTTAATAGTGCTAAAATTACACCTGAATCATATCCAATTCTTTATGATGCAGCTAAAACATTGCTTCAGTATCCTGACCTGAAAGTAGAAATTCAAGGTTATACTGATAACATTGGCTCAGAAGAGTATAATAAAAAATTATCTCAAAGAAGAGCTGATGCTGTAAAAAATTATCTGGTTTCAAAAGGAATTAATCCTGCAAGATTGAAAGCAGTAGGTTATGGAGAATCAAATCCGATTGGAGATAACAATACTGCTAATGGTAGAGCTATGAATAGAAGGATTGAATTTAAAATTCAGTAA
- the pyrR gene encoding bifunctional pyr operon transcriptional regulator/uracil phosphoribosyltransferase PyrR, which yields MDTKDIKAKIIDEEGLNRTITRLTHEILERNKGSKNIVLIGMRTRGEFIAQRIKAKIKEIENYEPSFGVLDVTLYRDDFRTRLKQPEVSVTNITFDINEKDVILIDDVLYTGRTVRAAMDALMDLGRPSTIQLCVLVDRGHRELPIKADFVGKNIPTSIDEEVRVRLKEIDGEDSIYLVNVPKN from the coding sequence ATGGATACAAAAGATATCAAAGCTAAGATAATTGATGAAGAAGGATTAAATAGAACAATAACTCGTCTTACTCATGAAATACTTGAGAGAAATAAAGGTTCAAAGAATATAGTTTTAATAGGAATGCGGACTCGTGGAGAATTTATTGCTCAAAGAATTAAAGCGAAGATTAAAGAAATTGAAAATTACGAACCAAGTTTTGGTGTACTCGATGTAACTCTTTATCGAGATGATTTTAGAACTCGATTAAAACAGCCTGAAGTATCTGTAACTAATATTACTTTTGATATTAATGAAAAAGATGTAATATTAATAGATGATGTACTTTACACAGGCAGAACAGTTCGTGCTGCAATGGATGCTTTAATGGATCTTGGAAGACCCAGTACAATTCAGCTTTGTGTTCTGGTAGATAGAGGTCATCGAGAACTTCCAATAAAAGCAGATTTTGTTGGTAAAAATATTCCAACTTCAATTGATGAAGAAGTTCGTGTTCGATTAAAAGAAATTGATGGTGAAGATTCAATTTATTTAGTAAATGTTCCTAAAAATTAA
- a CDS encoding aspartate carbamoyltransferase catalytic subunit, whose product MALSSRHLLGLYGVPKEDIQLILDTATTFREVLERPIKKVPTLQGKTIVNLFYENSTRTRISFELAQKRLSADTINFSTSTSSTKKGETFKDTVRNIEAMKVDMIVVRHQSAGVPHFLTRITKANIINAGDGLHEHPTQALLDMYSIREKFGTLKGLNICIVGDIAHSRVAMSNIFGLKTMGANVSVCGPSTMIPMGIESLGVKVLNDIDKAIANNDVLNVLRIQLERDAGRRIPTTREYHNYFGITTERIERNNKNIVILHPGPINRGVEISSEVADGPYQIILDQVTNGVAIRMAVLYLLGTMVN is encoded by the coding sequence ATGGCACTATCAAGCAGGCATTTATTGGGCTTATATGGAGTACCCAAAGAAGATATCCAATTAATTTTAGATACTGCAACAACCTTCCGAGAAGTATTAGAGAGACCAATCAAAAAAGTACCAACATTACAGGGAAAAACAATTGTAAATTTATTTTATGAAAATTCAACAAGAACAAGAATTTCATTCGAACTTGCACAGAAAAGATTATCAGCCGATACTATTAATTTTTCTACATCAACAAGTAGTACAAAAAAAGGAGAGACATTTAAAGATACAGTTCGAAACATTGAAGCAATGAAAGTTGATATGATTGTTGTTCGACATCAATCAGCTGGAGTACCACATTTCTTAACAAGAATTACTAAAGCAAATATAATAAATGCTGGAGATGGACTTCATGAACATCCAACACAGGCACTTCTTGATATGTATTCAATAAGAGAAAAATTTGGAACATTAAAAGGCTTGAACATTTGTATAGTTGGAGATATTGCACATAGTAGAGTTGCAATGTCAAATATTTTTGGACTTAAAACTATGGGAGCGAATGTATCTGTCTGTGGTCCATCAACTATGATACCTATGGGAATAGAATCTCTGGGAGTTAAAGTTTTAAACGATATCGATAAAGCAATTGCAAATAATGATGTTCTGAACGTTTTAAGAATTCAACTTGAACGAGATGCTGGTAGAAGAATTCCAACTACAAGAGAGTATCACAATTACTTTGGAATTACTACAGAGAGAATCGAAAGAAACAATAAAAATATTGTAATACTTCATCCTGGTCCAATTAATCGAGGTGTTGAAATATCATCCGAAGTTGCTGATGGACCTTATCAAATAATTTTAGATCAGGTTACAAATGGTGTTGCTATAAGAATGGCAGTTCTTTATTTACTTGGTACAATGGTAAATTAA
- a CDS encoding dihydroorotase: protein MKIILKQVILFNPYQKLNEKNDLLIEDGIIKKIGGLTDEEWKSSKIFDFENKYCVPGLFDMHVHLREPGREDEETIETGCNAAAAGGFTEIACMPNTNPCIENAEVVRFIKDKAQHHLVEVYPIGAATVERKGEALSPMYELFEAGAVAFSDDGNAIKNAGILRHALEYSKMFDAPIIEHCEDESLSNGAMNEGVVSTILGLPAIPNIAEDLIVIRDILMAEFTGAKVHIAHVSSKNAVEFIRQAKKKNIKVTAEVTPHHFTLTDESLKTYDTNFKMSPPLRTQEDIDAIIEGLKDGTIDCIASDHAPHSIEEKEMEFIFAPNGIIGLETQLGLALSELVHKKHLSFSQLIEKLSINPRKILNLPVPLIKTGEKANLTIIDPDLIWTVDVSKFKSKSKNSPFDKRLLTGKSLAVINKGKMFFEDKFFDI from the coding sequence ATGAAAATTATTCTAAAACAGGTTATACTTTTTAATCCATATCAAAAATTAAATGAAAAAAATGATTTATTAATTGAAGATGGCATAATAAAAAAAATTGGTGGTTTGACAGACGAAGAATGGAAATCATCAAAAATTTTTGACTTTGAAAATAAATATTGTGTGCCAGGTTTATTTGATATGCATGTACATTTAAGAGAACCTGGAAGAGAAGATGAAGAAACAATTGAAACAGGTTGTAATGCTGCTGCAGCTGGCGGTTTTACAGAAATTGCTTGTATGCCTAATACTAATCCATGCATCGAAAATGCAGAAGTTGTAAGATTTATAAAGGATAAAGCACAACATCATCTCGTTGAAGTTTATCCAATAGGAGCAGCAACTGTTGAAAGAAAGGGAGAAGCTTTATCTCCAATGTATGAACTATTTGAAGCTGGAGCTGTTGCTTTTTCTGATGATGGGAATGCAATTAAAAATGCTGGAATATTAAGACATGCACTTGAATACTCAAAAATGTTTGATGCACCAATTATTGAACATTGTGAAGATGAATCGTTATCAAATGGGGCAATGAATGAAGGAGTTGTTTCTACTATTCTTGGATTACCAGCTATTCCTAACATTGCAGAAGATTTAATTGTTATTCGAGATATTTTAATGGCTGAATTTACTGGAGCTAAAGTTCATATTGCACATGTTAGTTCTAAAAATGCTGTTGAATTTATAAGACAGGCAAAGAAAAAAAATATAAAAGTAACTGCTGAAGTTACACCACATCATTTTACATTGACAGATGAATCTCTTAAAACATATGATACAAATTTTAAAATGAGTCCGCCACTTCGTACACAAGAAGATATTGATGCTATTATTGAAGGTCTTAAAGATGGTACAATTGATTGCATTGCAAGTGACCACGCTCCACATTCAATTGAAGAAAAAGAGATGGAATTTATATTTGCTCCTAATGGTATCATTGGACTTGAAACTCAACTTGGCTTAGCATTAAGTGAACTTGTACATAAAAAGCATTTGTCTTTTTCACAATTAATTGAAAAACTATCTATAAATCCCAGAAAGATTTTAAACTTACCAGTTCCACTTATCAAAACAGGAGAAAAAGCTAATCTCACTATTATTGATCCAGATTTGATATGGACTGTTGATGTTTCGAAGTTCAAGTCAAAATCTAAAAACTCACCTTTTGATAAACGTTTATTGACAGGGAAATCATTAGCAGTAATTAATAAAGGCAAAATGTTTTTCGAAGATAAATTCTTTGATATTTAG
- a CDS encoding fibronectin type III domain-containing protein, whose product MKKWIYFNIVSLLLIVSCDDIRFDDVPPSPPTNIRTITGDERVDIYWDHSPESDVAGYNVYYSYSYDGRYTLIGSTDDNYFVDTGCENGVTYYYAVTAYDYNNNESELSRDVVYDTPRPEGFNQAVFDYHVSPNNSGYDFSNYQVVAYNDESADFFFEYYDGKYYITVWEDTDIQDMGLTNDIYDISYAPVNGWVSIKPGENIKYTEAIVGHTYVIWTWDNHYAKIRIKNITRERMVFDWAYQLAEGNRELKRNATKFDRNNMPKSISRN is encoded by the coding sequence ATGAAAAAGTGGATCTATTTTAATATTGTTAGCTTATTATTAATTGTCTCTTGTGATGATATTCGTTTTGATGATGTCCCACCATCACCACCTACAAACATTAGAACAATCACTGGTGATGAAAGAGTTGATATATACTGGGATCACAGTCCAGAAAGCGATGTTGCTGGTTATAATGTATACTATAGTTATTCTTATGATGGAAGATATACTTTGATAGGTAGTACAGACGATAATTATTTTGTTGACACAGGTTGCGAGAACGGAGTAACATATTATTATGCAGTAACAGCATATGATTACAATAATAATGAAAGTGAACTTAGCAGAGATGTAGTTTATGATACTCCACGTCCCGAAGGCTTTAACCAGGCAGTATTTGATTATCATGTTTCTCCTAACAATTCTGGTTACGATTTTAGTAATTATCAAGTTGTTGCATATAATGACGAAAGTGCAGATTTTTTCTTTGAATATTATGATGGTAAATATTATATAACTGTCTGGGAAGATACAGATATTCAGGATATGGGATTAACTAATGATATTTATGATATAAGTTATGCTCCTGTTAATGGATGGGTTTCAATTAAACCTGGTGAAAACATAAAATATACAGAAGCTATTGTTGGACATACTTATGTTATATGGACATGGGATAATCACTATGCTAAGATACGAATTAAAAATATTACAAGAGAAAGAATGGTTTTTGATTGGGCATATCAGTTAGCAGAAGGAAACAGGGAATTAAAAAGAAACGCAACTAAATTTGATAGAAATAATATGCCTAAATCAATTTCACGCAATTAA
- a CDS encoding DUF4783 domain-containing protein, which yields MIIFAFFFLNCNVSYSQDIKINDVSKIFIHFEDGLNNNAIDKFSSYFAEKSFISLKNGNSGYYSANQSYYVIKDFLSIYKPISFKLTNIVTDSTNPFASGVLKFNNNGIKGTAIVFISLQLIRNQWKISQITIN from the coding sequence ATGATAATATTCGCATTCTTTTTTCTTAATTGTAATGTAAGTTATTCTCAGGATATAAAAATTAATGATGTAAGCAAGATATTTATTCATTTCGAAGATGGTTTGAATAACAATGCTATCGATAAATTTTCATCTTATTTTGCTGAGAAAAGTTTTATTAGTCTAAAAAATGGGAACTCGGGTTATTACAGTGCAAATCAATCTTACTATGTTATTAAAGATTTTTTGAGCATTTATAAACCAATTTCATTTAAATTAACTAACATTGTTACAGATTCCACTAATCCATTTGCATCAGGAGTTCTAAAATTTAATAATAATGGAATTAAAGGCACAGCAATTGTCTTTATATCGTTGCAATTAATCAGGAATCAATGGAAAATATCTCAAATTACTATTAATTAA
- a CDS encoding sensor histidine kinase, with product MLSGFLSPVVVNYCRNNWKSLIDSQIESDEKAIKENFKKKIKFLFSESRNIKNDVRRKINKLPFEQLSEILKNYKTLIQIYDNQKNIIYWDSRNYLNQEIYLNQNNLNRIFFFDDDLNVYLTTIDTITTPNIFYVSVNLPIEKKYKLSNKDKFVSWSEFLSKSLNTSVEVNYTYAKLIRNGKFHSTELINNKSEVIGEVLFEKPSVDFLLSDVIKVIRTLQLFLFLLIFLYLINLVISFVRKSQKNYVKFICYSLIVLSLRILLFIFNFPSSYIRNSLTDASNFSSKFAFGIVKSPLEFTLTIITLFIIISTGFKYFIKWYNEGKTRNNNWVIFIGLILINYFLILLLWRGMGASIRSVIFDSTIRYFKEFKLIPEAPALLMDFNILMFGISLLIFSIMLLLVLFYYIPVKNNKNKFFKALIILFFCLQIFGLVFDTLQKNPQGTPIIRVIFLSTIFLLAYVFNKENFKSITKYVYISFGASIVTVSLLTYYNSEIERESLKTTAYDLTRANQNIYQFIVYQTLYDIQNNNSLKDAFLDNKNFYSSAFLVWSKSMLYKESIPSAIAFYNAEKKQVGTFSSSIIDFGINENLEEIDVNEDDIVIKIIPNIYGDDFLIKGIVAIKNNNKILGYALIYALYEEINFRFLNVPKYFLAEQQGISSAIDYERVKIFYFNDKELVKSYGALSLSKNDIKTFINASFNNTNEAWLNISLSDEKFLFYILKLNDDSSKILAVGKAEKSFTWNLSDFFKVFFVHSIIILFTLILISLWNYKELLKFLQSYRTKIAVAFLFIAIIPLIIFALYIKNITEENAREFRIEELSKYTEQLKNYLSVYENSTIKDSNLIFLKASKDLGIEFSVFDNKYLNFSTEQNLYKANLLPVIVPFNVYNNLILKGYDKAYFINELENNPYTSVYFKIIFNGKNYLIEVNDLLNKIRVSVTDKDVNVFMFGIISLAVILIIIVSTLLANQIYLPVKKLTHATRSVGSGDLTVEIKGNYTGEILELTEGFNKMVEQLRKSQFEMVKLEREAAWREMAKQVAHEIKNPLTPMKLSVQQLIIAYKDKSPKFGEIFDKVTATIINQIEVLKNIATEFSNFARMPKLNVNKVNLGKIINETINLFTDEKLSIKLISEKEFVVNADEEHLNRTFINLIRNSIQAEAKNILIIVKEEQNYCAVRISDDGTGIPEEFIEKVFEENFTTKKHGMGLGLSMTKKFLNSIGGTIEIENTSEKGTTFLIKIPLAE from the coding sequence GTGTTATCAGGATTTTTATCTCCTGTAGTTGTGAATTATTGTAGAAATAATTGGAAATCATTAATAGATTCACAAATTGAGAGTGATGAAAAAGCAATTAAAGAAAATTTCAAAAAGAAGATAAAGTTCTTATTTAGTGAATCGAGAAATATTAAAAATGATGTTCGGAGAAAGATTAACAAACTTCCTTTTGAACAATTATCTGAAATATTAAAAAACTATAAAACTTTAATTCAGATTTATGATAATCAAAAAAATATAATTTATTGGGATTCAAGGAATTATCTTAATCAAGAAATATATTTAAACCAGAATAATCTCAACAGGATATTTTTTTTCGATGATGATTTAAATGTTTATTTAACCACTATTGATACAATTACAACTCCAAATATTTTTTATGTTTCTGTTAATTTACCTATCGAAAAAAAATACAAATTAAGTAACAAAGATAAATTCGTAAGCTGGTCTGAGTTTCTTTCTAAATCTTTGAATACGAGTGTTGAAGTAAATTACACTTATGCTAAATTAATTAGAAATGGTAAATTTCATTCAACAGAGTTGATTAATAATAAAAGTGAAGTAATAGGAGAAGTTTTATTTGAAAAACCTTCTGTAGATTTCTTATTGAGCGATGTAATAAAAGTGATAAGAACCTTACAGTTATTTTTATTTTTACTGATATTTCTATACTTGATTAATCTCGTTATCTCATTCGTAAGAAAATCGCAGAAAAATTATGTTAAGTTTATTTGCTATTCTCTTATTGTTCTATCATTAAGAATTCTTTTATTCATTTTTAATTTTCCTTCATCATATATAAGAAACTCATTAACAGATGCATCAAACTTCTCATCGAAATTTGCATTTGGAATTGTAAAATCTCCGCTTGAATTCACTCTAACAATTATTACTTTATTCATAATAATTTCTACTGGATTTAAATATTTTATCAAATGGTATAATGAAGGGAAAACTCGAAATAATAATTGGGTAATCTTTATAGGTCTCATTCTTATTAATTACTTTTTAATTTTGTTGCTATGGCGGGGAATGGGGGCATCAATACGAAGTGTAATTTTTGATTCAACAATTCGTTATTTCAAAGAATTTAAATTAATTCCAGAAGCACCTGCTCTACTTATGGATTTCAACATTCTGATGTTTGGAATCTCGTTATTAATTTTTTCGATAATGTTACTGCTTGTTTTGTTTTATTATATTCCAGTAAAAAACAATAAGAACAAATTTTTCAAAGCATTGATAATTTTATTTTTCTGTTTGCAAATATTCGGTTTAGTATTTGATACATTACAAAAAAATCCACAAGGCACGCCAATAATTAGAGTAATATTTTTAAGTACTATTTTTTTATTAGCTTATGTTTTTAATAAGGAAAATTTCAAAAGCATCACTAAATATGTTTATATATCATTCGGGGCATCAATTGTAACAGTAAGTCTTTTAACTTATTATAATTCTGAAATTGAAAGAGAATCTCTTAAAACAACTGCATATGATTTAACTCGTGCTAATCAAAATATTTATCAGTTTATAGTTTACCAGACATTATACGATATTCAAAATAATAATAGTTTGAAAGATGCTTTTCTCGATAACAAAAATTTTTATTCCAGTGCATTTTTAGTCTGGTCAAAAAGTATGCTTTACAAAGAATCAATTCCATCTGCAATAGCTTTTTACAATGCTGAGAAAAAACAAGTAGGAACATTTTCTTCTTCAATAATAGATTTTGGAATTAACGAGAATTTAGAAGAGATAGATGTTAATGAAGATGATATTGTTATAAAAATAATTCCAAATATTTACGGAGATGATTTTTTAATCAAAGGAATAGTAGCAATTAAAAATAATAATAAAATTCTGGGCTATGCATTGATTTATGCTCTATATGAAGAAATTAATTTTAGATTTTTAAATGTTCCAAAATATTTTTTGGCTGAACAACAGGGAATATCATCTGCTATAGATTATGAAAGAGTAAAGATATTTTATTTCAATGATAAAGAATTAGTAAAATCATATGGAGCTTTATCACTTTCTAAAAACGATATTAAAACATTTATAAATGCATCTTTTAATAATACTAATGAAGCATGGTTAAATATTTCATTGAGCGATGAGAAATTTCTTTTTTATATTCTAAAATTAAATGATGATTCTTCTAAAATATTAGCAGTTGGTAAAGCCGAAAAAAGTTTTACATGGAATCTTTCGGATTTCTTCAAAGTCTTTTTTGTTCACTCGATCATAATTTTATTTACACTTATTCTAATTTCATTATGGAATTATAAAGAGTTGCTGAAGTTTTTACAAAGTTATCGAACAAAAATTGCAGTTGCTTTTTTATTTATAGCAATAATACCACTGATAATATTTGCTTTGTACATAAAAAATATTACTGAAGAAAATGCAAGAGAATTTAGAATAGAAGAATTATCAAAATATACTGAACAACTTAAAAATTATCTTAGTGTTTATGAAAATAGTACTATAAAAGATAGTAACTTAATTTTCTTAAAAGCATCGAAAGATCTGGGAATTGAGTTTTCTGTATTTGATAACAAGTATCTTAATTTTAGCACAGAACAAAATTTATATAAGGCAAATTTATTACCAGTAATTGTTCCTTTTAATGTTTATAACAATCTTATTTTGAAGGGATATGATAAAGCATATTTTATTAATGAACTTGAAAACAATCCTTATACTTCAGTTTATTTTAAAATTATTTTTAATGGGAAAAATTATTTAATTGAAGTTAATGATCTTTTAAACAAAATAAGAGTCTCAGTTACAGATAAGGATGTTAATGTATTCATGTTTGGTATAATTTCTCTTGCTGTTATTTTAATAATAATAGTTAGTACTTTACTGGCAAATCAAATTTATTTACCTGTAAAAAAACTTACACATGCAACTCGTTCAGTTGGAAGTGGTGATTTAACAGTAGAAATTAAAGGGAATTATACTGGAGAAATACTGGAGCTTACGGAAGGTTTTAATAAAATGGTTGAGCAGTTAAGGAAAAGTCAATTTGAAATGGTTAAGCTTGAAAGAGAAGCAGCATGGAGAGAAATGGCAAAACAGGTTGCTCACGAAATTAAAAATCCTTTAACACCGATGAAATTATCTGTACAACAATTAATAATAGCTTATAAAGATAAATCTCCTAAGTTTGGAGAAATATTTGATAAAGTTACTGCTACAATAATTAATCAAATTGAAGTATTAAAAAATATAGCAACTGAATTTTCTAATTTTGCAAGAATGCCTAAGTTAAATGTTAATAAAGTTAATCTTGGTAAAATTATAAATGAAACTATAAACTTATTTACAGATGAAAAGTTGTCTATAAAATTAATTTCAGAAAAAGAATTTGTAGTTAATGCAGACGAAGAACATTTGAATAGAACATTTATTAATCTCATTCGTAATTCGATTCAGGCAGAAGCAAAAAATATTTTGATAATAGTTAAAGAAGAACAAAATTATTGTGCTGTAAGAATTTCAGATGATGGTACTGGAATTCCTGAAGAATTTATAGAAAAAGTATTTGAAGAAAATTTTACTACAAAAAAACATGGAATGGGTCTGGGTTTAAGTATGACAAAGAAATTTCTTAACAGTATTGGTGGCACAATAGAAATTGAAAATACATCAGAAAAAGGGACAACATTTTTAATTAAAATTCCATTGGCAGAATAA